In one window of Henckelia pumila isolate YLH828 chromosome 1, ASM3356847v2, whole genome shotgun sequence DNA:
- the LOC140865733 gene encoding glutathione S-transferase T2-like, which translates to MDANFFGSFGNSVNSDAEKNTSENYQSRPNSQFIAPSQYCHNIQNISQYPLNFQSSQSLPNFPSNVRPQAPFYAYPPEYWQAMCSQFAMSAPTYSFSPQQPPVIPSNESRNTDTYKEPATPSSIPGSQFPNFSTQLGLDNIVFDKEHEMDGKRAPWSVYEDKLLARKIMHSGKRITNYYNKHRATGSKERDWKKVKSHFYLFHPLVNEFSGVYNNLYNNRPSGWSDEDVLVKAHEIWKTNHNSKPFKYEHVWRILRECEKYAPQHRHANKKARTSESEGHTTSSNPDTSVDVDDCEVRLRPMGQKAAKRKGKMKAVNAKKWEEKMDLRWQKLEELHMEKIELQKNEVATREAETLHKDYEILMKDTNDMTPEQLNIHLKICAKLKKKHGIE; encoded by the exons ATGGATGCAAATTTTTTTGGGTCTTTCGGAAACTCTGTGAATTCTGATGCCGAAAAAAATACATCAGAAAATTATCAGAGTCGTCCTAATAGCCAATTTATTGCTCCATCACAATACTGTcacaatattcaaaatatttcacAATATCCGCTTAATTTTCAAAGTTCTCAAAGTTTGCCTAATTTTCCGAGCAATGTTCGCCCTCAAGCTCCATTTTATGCGTATCCACCTGAATATTGGCAAGCCATGTGTAGTCAATTTGCAATGTCAGCCCCTACTTATTCATTTTCTCCACAACAACCACCGGTCATACCTTCAAATGAATCAAGGAATACAGATACATACAAAGAACCCGCAACACCATCCTCGATTCCAGGTTCTCAATTTCCTAATTTTTCAACACAACTAGGACTCGACAACATTGTTTTCGATAAAGAACATGAAATGGATGGAAAACGAGCACCTTGGTCAGTTTATGAAGACAAGCTCCTTGCAAG AAAGATCATGCATTCTGGAAAACGAATTACAAACTACTACAACAAACATCGCGCTACCGGATCTAAGGAGAGAGACTGGAAGAAGGTAAAATCACATTTCTATTTATTTCATCCTTTGGTGAATGAGTTTTCTGGTGTATACAATAATTTATACAATAATCGTCCGAGTGGATGGAGCGATGAGGATGTACTTGTCAAAGCTCATGAAATTTGGAAGACAAATCATAACAGTAAGCCTTTCAAATATGAACATGTATGGAGAATTCTTAGAGAGTGTGAAAAATATGCTCCACAACATCGTCATGCTAATAAGAAGGCTCGAACCTCTGAGTCAGAGGGACATACAACCTCATCCAATCCGGATACGAGCGTTGACGTAGATGACTGTGAAGTTCGTCTTCGTCCAATGGGACAGAAAGCTGCAAAAAGGAAGGGCAAAATGAAAGCTGTAAATGCCAAAAAATGGGAAGAGAAAATGGACCTTAGGTGGCAAAAGTTGGAAGAACTTCACATGGAGAAAATAGAACTTCAAAAAAATGAAGTGGCGACTCGAGAGGCTGAGACACTTCATAAGGATTATGAAATCCTTATGAAAGATACTAATGACATGACACCGGAACAACTTAACATACATCTCAAAATATGTGCAAAGCTTAAAAAGAAGCATGGAATAGAGTAG
- the LOC140865720 gene encoding stellacyanin-like, translated as MANFGRRILNLIVLMVISSSVPRIPATRYLVGDSPNGWSLEVYYESWTSGKNFTVGDTLVFMYDHLYHSVSLVRAEDYEKCTSAKAIASDNSGVTEINLYKPGPFYFISSTRLFCNAGMRFSVDVVAESWGTDSSSTPSPPQLPPARCSAR; from the exons ATGGCAAATTTTGGTCGTCGGATTTTAAATTTGATTGTTTTGATGGTGATTAGCAGTTCAGTTCCTAGAATTCCGGCGACGAGATATTTGGTCGGAGATTCGCCGAACGGATGGTCACTTGAAGTCTATTATGAAAGCTGGACTAGTGGCAAGAACTTTACGGTTGGTGACACCCTTG TTTTCATGTACGACCACCTTTACCACAGCGTGAGCCTAGTGAGAGCAGAAGACTACGAGAAATGCACTTCTGCAAAAGCTATAGCTAGTGATAACAGCGGTGTTACCGAAATCAACCTCTATAAACCCGGTCCATTTTACTTCATCAGTAGCACGCGCTTATTTTGTAACGCCGGAATGAGGTTCTCGGTGGATGTGGTGGCGGAATCCTGGGGCACTGATTCATCATCCACACCATCACCTCCTCAACTTCCACCTGCACGCTGCTCCGCTAGATGA